From Penaeus chinensis breed Huanghai No. 1 chromosome 18, ASM1920278v2, whole genome shotgun sequence, one genomic window encodes:
- the LOC125034503 gene encoding SUMO-conjugating enzyme UBC9-B, which produces MSGIAIARLAEERKAWRKDHPFGFIARPTKNPDGTLNLMNWECAIPGKKGTPWENGLYRLRMIFKDDYPSTPPKCKFEPPLFHPNVYPSGTVCLSLLDEEKDWRPAITIKQILLGIQDLLNDPNIKDPAQAEAYTIYCQNRLEYEKRVRAQAKAMSAPFE; this is translated from the exons ATGTCTGGAATTGCCATTGCACGACTagcagaggagagaaaggcaTGGAGGAAAGATCATCCATTT ggTTTTATTGCAAGACCGACAAAGAACCCTGATGGCACTCTGAATCTCATGAACTGGGAGTGTGCCATTCCAGGAAAGAAGGGG ACTCCTTGGGAAAATGGACTGTACAGGCTGCGAATGATCTTCAAGGATGACTACCCATCAACCCCACCCAAGTGCAAGTTTGAACCTCCTCTGTTCCACCCCAATGTTTACCCATCAG GAACAGTGTGTTTGTCACTCCTGGATGAAGAGAAGGACTGGCGACCTGCAATTACCATCAAGCAAATCCTTTTGGGTATTCAGGACTTGCTTAATGACCCCAACATCAAGGACCCTGCACAAGCTGAAGCCTACACTATTTACTg TCAAAACCGTCTGGAATACGAGAAAAGAGTACGAGCCCAGGCCAAGGCAATGTCCGCTCCATTTGAGTAG